Proteins from a genomic interval of Lolium perenne isolate Kyuss_39 chromosome 1, Kyuss_2.0, whole genome shotgun sequence:
- the LOC127343357 gene encoding stress-response A/B barrel domain-containing protein HS1: MAAAAGSSDGVVKHLLLARFKDEVTPERLDGLIRRYAALVDAVPSMKAFHWGTDVSIENMHQGFTHVFESTFESTEGVKEYIEHPAHVEYANELLPLMEKVLVIDYKPAAGKA; encoded by the exons ATGGCTGCGGCGGCCGGGAGCAGCGACGGCGTGGTGAAGCACCTTCTTCTCGCGCGGTTCAAGGACGAGGTGACGCCGGAGCGGCTGGACGGGCTCATCCGCCGCTACGCCGCGCTCGTGGACGCCGTCCCCTCCATGAAGGCCTTCCACTG GGGAACCGATGTGAGCATAGAGAACATGCATCAGGGATTCACCCACGTCTTCGAGTCCACTTTCGAAAGTACAGAGGGAGTCAAGGAGTACATTGAACACCCTGCACATGTAGAGTATGCAAATGAACTCTTGCCTTTAATGGAGAAAGTCCTCGTAATTGACTACAAGCCAGCAGCTGGCAAAGCATAG